A genome region from Tolypothrix sp. PCC 7712 includes the following:
- a CDS encoding DUF6887 family protein, with product MLSRSATHRDAINNRRCVSLRHNTPYWRGKAKIVLAHREDDEAIRVLFSRRNPPDSEATWYGPMTTEDGTPIEENIRIAEEAIKRRVEEADRRKQDSQG from the coding sequence GTGTTGTCGCGCAGCGCAACGCACCGAGATGCAATTAATAATCGAAGGTGCGTTAGCCTACGGCATAACACACCCTACTGGCGTGGCAAGGCTAAAATAGTACTTGCACACCGAGAAGATGATGAGGCGATTCGGGTTCTCTTTAGTCGTCGCAATCCTCCTGATTCGGAAGCAACATGGTATGGGCCAATGACAACTGAAGATGGTACGCCAATAGAAGAAAATATTCGCATTGCCGAAGAAGCAATTAAGCGACGTGTTGAGGAAGCAGATAGAAGAAAGCAAGATTCTCAAGGTTAA
- a CDS encoding serine/threonine-protein kinase — MTCCLNPACHNPPHSESTKFCANCRFPLLVLRNRYRPIQLLGNGGFGKTYLAEDLDKLNEYCVIKQFAPRVQGTAAINKATELFEQEARRLQQLGEHPQIPTLLAYFEEENNLYLVQQFINGQNLLAELKQQGTFNAEKIREVLLDLLNILKTVHQHKVIHRDIKPENIIRRSTDNKLVLIDFGISKQLTMSVTTNPGTIIGSPGYAPLEQMQNGKAYPASDLYSVGATCFHLQSGIHPWIMWEQQGYGWVSSWREHLQQPQSSELQKILDKLLQKDYQQRYQSAEEVLQDFSSPLPSLSPVHPTEAVVVTQPPSSFPATLPHQPQPGTSPAPVKPKVGQQKAFRQNINWRIRFLVGAAITIVGTQIYGYVRYGLFPTNPISVIASIPSGVLLQRTITGHSGGVYSVAISPDGKTLASGSADSTIKLWNIPRGEPIRTLTGHSGLIYSVAISPDGKTLASGSFDTTIKLWNLATGEQIGTLTRHSNSVYSVAISPDGNTLASIADNTIKLWNLATKEQIRTLPSERYANTGHSSFVYSVAISPDGNTLASGSLDNTIKLWNLATGELIRTLNRHSDGVISVAISRDGKTLASGSLDNTIKLWNLATGEEIRTLTGHSDTPFVVAFSPDGKTLASGSADKTIKLWNLATGEEIRTLNRHSQGVISVAFSPDGKTLVSGSDDKTIKIWRLK, encoded by the coding sequence ATGACTTGCTGCCTAAATCCAGCTTGCCACAACCCACCCCATTCTGAATCCACAAAGTTTTGCGCTAACTGCCGATTTCCTTTGCTAGTGCTGAGAAATCGCTATCGCCCAATTCAATTACTAGGAAATGGGGGATTTGGGAAAACCTATTTAGCAGAAGATTTAGACAAGCTGAATGAATATTGTGTAATCAAGCAATTTGCGCCGCGAGTACAGGGAACTGCGGCAATAAATAAAGCTACAGAACTATTTGAGCAAGAAGCAAGGCGACTGCAACAACTAGGAGAACATCCGCAGATTCCCACGCTGTTGGCGTATTTTGAAGAAGAAAATAATCTGTATTTAGTGCAGCAGTTTATCAACGGGCAGAATTTATTAGCTGAATTAAAACAACAGGGAACTTTCAACGCAGAAAAAATCAGGGAAGTTTTGCTTGATTTATTAAATATCCTGAAAACGGTTCATCAACACAAAGTAATTCACCGCGATATCAAACCAGAAAATATCATTCGTCGCAGCACTGACAACAAATTAGTCTTGATAGATTTTGGGATTTCCAAGCAACTCACCATGTCAGTTACCACTAACCCAGGAACAATAATTGGTTCCCCAGGTTATGCGCCATTAGAACAAATGCAGAATGGTAAAGCTTATCCAGCAAGTGATTTATATAGTGTTGGTGCAACTTGCTTTCACTTACAGAGTGGAATTCACCCTTGGATAATGTGGGAACAACAAGGTTATGGGTGGGTTTCTTCTTGGCGGGAGCATTTGCAACAACCACAAAGCAGCGAATTGCAGAAGATTCTTGATAAGTTGCTGCAAAAAGATTATCAGCAACGTTACCAATCTGCTGAAGAAGTTTTACAGGATTTTAGTTCACCGTTACCATCACTTTCACCAGTACACCCAACTGAGGCAGTAGTTGTAACTCAACCACCATCATCATTCCCTGCAACATTACCCCATCAGCCTCAACCTGGAACATCGCCAGCACCAGTAAAGCCAAAAGTAGGGCAACAAAAGGCATTTAGACAAAATATTAATTGGAGAATAAGATTCCTGGTGGGTGCTGCTATTACAATAGTTGGAACTCAAATATATGGTTATGTTCGTTATGGCTTGTTTCCGACTAATCCGATATCTGTAATTGCCAGCATACCAAGCGGAGTTTTATTACAAAGAACCATCACAGGGCATTCTGGCGGGGTTTATTCTGTTGCCATTAGTCCAGATGGCAAAACCCTTGCAAGTGGTAGTGCTGACAGTACCATCAAACTGTGGAATATCCCAAGAGGAGAACCAATCCGCACCCTTACAGGGCATTCTGGCTTGATTTATTCCGTCGCCATCAGCCCAGATGGCAAAACCCTTGCTAGTGGTAGTTTTGACACCACCATAAAACTGTGGAATCTGGCAACCGGAGAACAAATAGGCACTCTCACAAGGCACTCTAACTCGGTTTATTCCGTCGCCATCAGCCCAGATGGCAACACCCTTGCTAGTATTGCTGACAACACCATCAAACTGTGGAATCTGGCAACCAAAGAGCAAATCCGCACCCTTCCTTCGGAACGCTACGCGAACACCGGACATTCTAGCTTTGTTTATTCAGTCGCCATCAGCCCAGATGGTAATACCCTTGCCAGTGGTAGTCTTGACAACACCATCAAACTGTGGAATCTGGCAACGGGAGAGCTAATCCGCACCCTCAATAGGCATTCTGACGGGGTTATTTCCGTTGCCATCAGCCGAGATGGCAAAACCCTTGCCAGTGGTAGTCTTGACAACACCATTAAACTGTGGAATCTGGCAACAGGAGAAGAAATCCGCACTCTCACAGGGCATTCCGACACGCCTTTTGTCGTCGCTTTTAGCCCAGATGGCAAAACCCTTGCCAGTGGTAGTGCCGACAAGACTATCAAACTGTGGAATCTGGCAACAGGAGAAGAAATCCGCACTCTCAATAGGCATTCTCAGGGGGTTATTTCCGTCGCCTTTAGCCCAGATGGCAAAACCCTTGTTAGTGGTAGTGATGACAAAACCATCAAAATTTGGCGGCTAAAGTAG
- a CDS encoding Uma2 family endonuclease, whose product MSSPVLEKPSTSETSYVLLYNVSWEKLEQLDVALAGTSARLTYLDGILEIMSPLSDDHEDYKKTLAMLLEVYMRAKNIRFYGRGSATIGKQEDKTRREPDESYNLGTKKSIPDLILEITVTSGGINKLEIYQRLRVPEVWFWEDGLLSVYCLQGDSYIKVSKSTLLPDLNLDILAKCALMADQYDAVTEYSQIIAKE is encoded by the coding sequence ATGTCTTCCCCCGTCCTGGAAAAACCTTCGACTTCTGAGACTTCCTACGTTCTTCTGTACAATGTCAGTTGGGAAAAGTTAGAACAGCTTGATGTCGCCCTTGCAGGAACAAGCGCACGACTAACTTATTTAGATGGGATTCTCGAAATTATGTCCCCACTGTCTGACGACCATGAGGATTATAAAAAAACTCTGGCGATGTTGCTAGAAGTCTATATGCGGGCAAAGAATATCCGCTTTTATGGTCGGGGAAGTGCAACTATAGGTAAACAGGAAGACAAAACGCGACGGGAACCAGATGAGTCTTATAATTTAGGCACAAAAAAATCTATTCCTGATTTAATTTTGGAAATAACTGTTACGAGTGGCGGAATTAATAAGCTAGAAATTTATCAGCGTTTGCGAGTACCTGAAGTTTGGTTTTGGGAAGATGGTTTATTATCAGTTTATTGTTTGCAAGGTGACAGCTATATAAAAGTCTCTAAAAGTACTTTATTGCCTGATTTAAATTTGGATATATTAGCAAAATGTGCGCTAATGGCTGACCAATATGATGCTGTGACTGAATATAGTCAGATAATCGCTAAGGAATAG
- a CDS encoding DUF433 domain-containing protein produces MNKRTQLLEVIAALPEELVDQALNYVQMLQNPIQITPGICGGKARIRNTRIPVWTLVAYRQQGASDEELLANYPGLTREDLSVAWNYYEQNPEQIDREIAQDDLV; encoded by the coding sequence ATGAATAAGAGGACTCAACTGCTCGAAGTAATTGCAGCTTTACCAGAGGAATTAGTTGACCAAGCATTGAATTACGTGCAAATGTTGCAAAATCCGATTCAGATTACACCTGGAATTTGCGGAGGAAAAGCACGAATTAGAAATACACGAATTCCCGTATGGACTTTGGTTGCATATCGTCAACAAGGTGCTTCGGATGAGGAATTATTGGCAAATTATCCTGGATTGACTAGGGAAGATTTAAGCGTTGCTTGGAATTACTACGAACAAAATCCCGAACAAATCGACCGAGAAATTGCCCAAGATGATTTAGTTTGA
- a CDS encoding DUF5615 family PIN-like protein: protein MALQFYSNENFPIAMVNLLRAEGYNVLTSYETGQANQGISDDVVLQYATKMGRILITENRQDFIDLHRIVSNHAGIIIFKSDRDYAGKVKAIIDFLNEDSRTLENRLLRVMKQNIKAVGQIFVIQEYGKG from the coding sequence ATGGCATTACAATTTTACTCCAATGAAAATTTCCCGATCGCAATGGTAAATTTACTCAGAGCAGAGGGATATAATGTATTAACTTCCTACGAAACAGGTCAAGCAAATCAGGGTATTTCTGACGATGTTGTTTTGCAGTATGCTACAAAGATGGGTCGCATTTTGATTACGGAAAATCGCCAGGATTTTATAGATTTGCATCGTATTGTATCAAATCATGCTGGCATAATTATTTTTAAAAGCGATCGTGATTATGCTGGGAAAGTCAAGGCAATAATTGATTTTCTGAATGAAGATAGTCGAACCTTAGAGAATCGTTTGTTGCGGGTTATGAAGCAAAATATAAAAGCAGTCGGACAGATTTTTGTCATACAAGAGTATGGTAAAGGTTGA
- a CDS encoding Rpn family recombination-promoting nuclease/putative transposase — MKTDSIFYRLFQELPAIFFELIGNPPEIANIYQFASVEIKQTAFRIDGVFLPTQDEANPIYFVEVQFQPDADIYLRLISEVALYLRQNKPKNPWRGVVIYPSRDIDIGDKENFLELFQSQRISIIYLDELGESASLPIGIATIKLVIEGEDTAINTARELINRTQQAENLQLPQKQLLELIETILVYKFPQMSREEIEAMFGLSELKQTRVYQEAEQEGKQKGRLEAKLEAVPKFLALGLTVEQIAQALDLDIAQVQQVAQQAPPNQ, encoded by the coding sequence GTGAAAACCGACAGCATATTTTATCGCCTATTTCAAGAACTCCCTGCCATCTTCTTTGAATTAATTGGCAATCCTCCCGAAATTGCCAACATCTATCAATTTGCATCTGTTGAAATCAAACAAACAGCCTTTAGAATTGATGGTGTATTTCTCCCAACCCAAGATGAAGCAAACCCTATTTATTTTGTTGAAGTCCAATTTCAACCAGATGCAGATATTTACTTACGCCTAATATCAGAAGTTGCTTTATACCTACGCCAAAATAAACCTAAAAATCCTTGGCGAGGAGTGGTAATTTATCCCAGCCGAGATATAGATATCGGGGATAAAGAAAATTTCTTAGAACTATTCCAAAGCCAGCGTATCAGTATAATTTACCTAGATGAATTAGGCGAATCTGCATCCTTACCCATAGGTATTGCTACGATAAAATTAGTAATAGAAGGGGAAGACACAGCAATTAACACAGCCAGGGAATTAATCAACCGCACCCAGCAAGCAGAAAATTTACAACTCCCACAAAAACAATTACTAGAATTAATAGAGACAATCCTAGTTTATAAATTCCCGCAAATGAGTCGAGAGGAGATAGAAGCAATGTTTGGGTTAAGTGAATTGAAGCAAACACGAGTTTATCAAGAAGCTGAACAAGAAGGTAAACAGAAAGGTCGTTTGGAAGCAAAATTAGAAGCTGTACCTAAGTTTTTAGCGCTGGGTTTAACTGTAGAACAGATAGCACAGGCGTTGGATTTGGACATTGCACAAGTTCAGCAAGTAGCACAGCAAGCGCCCCCAAATCAATAG
- a CDS encoding filamentous hemagglutinin N-terminal domain-containing protein yields MKVVLFLLKFTSELFTLGIILLVILLWSRCAIAQVISDGTTNTIVNQSENNFNILNGSEKGNNLFHSFSNFSIPQNASATFDLIHTPNITTIFSRVTGGKISDINGLIQTLNGNHPVSLFLMNPAGIVFGQNASLNIGGSFVGTTANSIKFADGVEFSAVNPAASPLLTITVPIGLQLGPNSRGITVQGNGHRLISGLYIPTDRSQNPIGLQVKAGNTLALIGGDVKFVGGIATVNGGGHIEIGSVSNGQVALNTTGQNWVGDYSKAEQFQNINLDARSLLDASGTNGSIQIQGRNINLTAGSAVLLQNLGAQSSKGITINATESLNLTGNVPDGSIGSSIQIDNLGIGQAGDITISAGQLSIQDGGLIKTGLFTQGSGGNITANVANFIDVSGFAPSNPRQLSALITGTANFTNAGNITVSTTNLRLLNGAAFFSTTLGSGQAGTLRVNAKDLIEIAGNNSITLLPSLMSSTTLSSGNANNTFVNTSRLVIRDGGALGSSSLAIGSSGSVIINASESVDINGKGTGSITPSRITSTAEIVDPVTQAVYGLPPIPSGNAGSLTINTPSLRITNGAFVTVKNDGPGSAGDLQINANSIFLDNQGTISASTISGNGGNVKLNLQDNLLMRHDSLITATAAGKGNGGNLSINAPLIMSLENSDIIANAVQGQGGNIQITTQGIFGLELRPQLTSKSDITASSEFGLNGAVEIKTLAVDPSKGIVALPVQPKDPSSLITQGCGQNQPSESNHFTVTGRGGLPQNPDVALGSDTVLEDMQTVPIPTNSDRSLVTASSINLPSQTANEIVEAQGLLITPQGEILLTAQAIVNTPHSSGLNTASCSTN; encoded by the coding sequence ATGAAGGTAGTACTGTTTCTCTTGAAATTCACAAGTGAGTTATTCACTCTAGGGATCATCCTATTAGTAATACTCCTGTGGAGTCGCTGCGCGATCGCTCAGGTGATATCTGACGGAACTACTAACACTATAGTCAATCAAAGCGAGAATAATTTTAATATTCTTAATGGTAGTGAAAAAGGTAATAATTTATTTCACAGTTTTAGTAACTTCTCCATTCCTCAGAATGCTTCAGCGACATTTGATTTAATTCATACGCCCAATATTACAACTATATTTAGTCGAGTTACAGGTGGAAAAATTTCCGATATTAATGGGTTAATTCAAACTCTCAACGGTAATCATCCAGTGAGTTTGTTTTTGATGAATCCTGCGGGGATTGTGTTTGGTCAAAATGCCTCGTTGAATATTGGTGGCTCATTTGTGGGAACCACAGCAAATAGTATTAAGTTTGCTGATGGCGTGGAATTTAGTGCAGTTAATCCTGCTGCATCGCCTTTGTTGACAATAACTGTGCCCATTGGCTTACAGTTGGGGCCAAATTCCCGAGGAATTACTGTGCAAGGAAATGGACATCGCCTAATTAGCGGATTATACATCCCTACAGATCGTAGCCAGAATCCCATTGGCTTACAGGTCAAGGCAGGTAATACATTGGCATTGATTGGCGGTGATGTGAAGTTTGTCGGTGGGATTGCAACCGTTAATGGGGGGGGACATATAGAAATAGGCAGTGTCAGCAATGGGCAGGTTGCACTCAATACCACTGGACAAAATTGGGTGGGCGATTACTCCAAGGCGGAACAATTCCAGAATATCAATCTCGATGCGCGATCGCTACTCGATGCCAGTGGCACTAACGGCTCGATTCAAATTCAAGGACGGAATATCAATTTAACCGCAGGTTCTGCTGTTCTGCTCCAAAACCTGGGGGCACAATCGTCAAAAGGAATTACAATCAATGCCACGGAGTCCCTTAACCTCACAGGGAACGTACCTGATGGCAGTATTGGAAGTTCCATTCAAATTGATAATTTAGGCATCGGTCAAGCAGGTGATATTACTATCTCTGCTGGGCAGCTATCTATCCAAGATGGTGGACTAATTAAAACTGGGCTGTTTACCCAAGGATCTGGTGGCAATATTACAGCTAATGTTGCCAACTTTATCGATGTCAGTGGTTTTGCCCCTAGCAATCCAAGGCAGTTGTCCGCCCTCATCACAGGTACAGCTAACTTCACAAATGCAGGCAATATTACAGTCTCAACTACCAACCTGAGGCTTCTCAATGGTGCTGCTTTTTTCTCTACAACCTTAGGCTCTGGACAGGCTGGAACGTTAAGGGTTAATGCCAAAGACTTAATTGAAATTGCTGGTAACAACTCAATTACATTGTTACCGAGTCTAATGAGTTCAACAACTCTCAGTTCTGGAAATGCCAATAACACGTTCGTCAACACATCGAGATTAGTAATTCGAGACGGTGGAGCTCTAGGGTCTAGCAGCTTGGCTATCGGTTCATCTGGTAGTGTGATCATTAATGCTTCAGAGTCTGTAGATATCAATGGTAAAGGCACTGGTTCAATTACACCTAGCCGCATCACTTCAACTGCTGAGATTGTCGATCCAGTCACTCAAGCAGTTTATGGGCTGCCTCCCATTCCCAGCGGTAATGCAGGTTCTCTTACAATTAATACACCTTCGTTACGCATCACAAATGGGGCTTTTGTGACCGTAAAAAACGACGGGCCTGGGAGTGCAGGAGATTTGCAGATTAATGCCAACTCTATTTTTCTCGACAACCAAGGTACCATCAGCGCATCAACTATCTCTGGCAATGGGGGGAATGTCAAATTAAACTTGCAAGATAATTTGCTCATGCGTCACGATAGCCTCATTACCGCCACTGCTGCGGGTAAAGGTAATGGTGGTAACTTGTCAATTAATGCACCATTGATTATGAGTTTAGAAAACAGCGACATCATCGCCAATGCAGTTCAAGGTCAAGGTGGGAATATTCAAATTACCACTCAAGGTATCTTTGGTCTGGAATTACGTCCGCAGCTAACTTCTAAAAGCGATATTACAGCGAGTTCTGAGTTTGGGCTAAATGGTGCTGTAGAAATTAAAACTCTAGCAGTCGATCCTAGCAAAGGAATTGTGGCATTACCAGTGCAGCCAAAAGATCCATCATCATTAATTACTCAAGGTTGTGGACAAAATCAACCTAGTGAATCTAACCACTTCACTGTAACTGGACGAGGTGGTTTACCCCAAAATCCAGATGTAGCACTCGGGAGCGACACAGTTTTAGAAGATATGCAAACAGTTCCGATTCCGACAAACAGCGATCGCTCTTTGGTAACTGCTAGTTCGATAAATCTACCATCCCAGACCGCTAATGAGATTGTAGAAGCTCAGGGATTGCTCATTACTCCTCAAGGAGAAATATTATTAACAGCACAAGCAATAGTGAACACGCCTCATAGTTCTGGACTCAATACAGCTAGCTGTTCTACAAATTAG
- a CDS encoding Uma2 family endonuclease, translating into MVQQVTPEPTIAVIYPQSDGQPMADNTEQFTWIVKIKENLEILFASQADVFIAGDLFWYPVKGNPNIKQAPDTMVVFGRPKEKRGSYLQWEEDNISPQVVFEILSPGNTLKEMTKKLQFYQRYGVEEYYIYDPAKNDLNGLLRSGDSFEVIEEMNGWVSPRLGIRFQLTAATLEIISPTGQKFLTPVEIDQLREQERQRAEQEHQRAEQERLAKEAALQELQQERDRYQELLTKLQAEGIDTENL; encoded by the coding sequence GTGGTACAACAAGTCACACCAGAACCCACCATCGCAGTTATCTACCCCCAAAGCGACGGACAGCCAATGGCAGATAATACAGAACAATTTACCTGGATTGTTAAAATTAAAGAAAATTTAGAAATATTATTTGCATCACAAGCTGATGTATTTATCGCTGGAGATTTATTTTGGTATCCAGTTAAAGGAAACCCAAATATTAAACAAGCGCCAGATACGATGGTAGTCTTTGGTAGACCCAAGGAAAAACGGGGTTCTTATTTACAATGGGAAGAAGATAATATTTCACCACAGGTAGTATTTGAAATTTTATCGCCTGGTAATACTCTCAAAGAAATGACTAAAAAATTGCAGTTTTATCAGCGTTACGGCGTGGAAGAATATTACATTTACGATCCAGCTAAGAACGATTTAAATGGCTTACTCCGTTCTGGCGATAGTTTTGAAGTCATTGAAGAGATGAACGGCTGGGTAAGTCCACGTTTGGGAATCCGGTTTCAACTTACAGCCGCAACCCTGGAAATTATTTCTCCTACTGGACAAAAGTTTTTAACACCTGTAGAAATTGACCAGCTACGAGAACAAGAACGCCAACGCGCAGAACAGGAACATCAACGTGCTGAACAGGAACGTCTAGCCAAGGAAGCAGCTTTACAAGAATTACAACAAGAGCGCGATCGCTATCAAGAATTGTTAACTAAACTCCAAGCCGAGGGAATTGATACAGAGAATTTGTAA